In one Candidatus Hydrogenedentota bacterium genomic region, the following are encoded:
- a CDS encoding DUF488 domain-containing protein, whose translation MNTLYTIGHSNYEPAQFLSLLAAHGVSAIADVRSSPYSKFVPQYSKENLQHMLREADIGYGFLGRELGARRDEETCYVGDQARYDRIAELPIFRAGLDRVIEESQDRSIALMCSEADPLTCHRTILVCRALRKLHPSLPITHILPDASGETHEDALERLVALHKLEPELFGELSSHDGLIERAQDLQAERIAYTREPVET comes from the coding sequence ATGAATACCCTCTACACCATCGGCCACTCGAACTACGAACCCGCGCAGTTCCTTTCCCTGCTCGCCGCGCACGGCGTATCGGCGATCGCCGACGTTCGCTCGAGCCCCTACAGCAAATTCGTTCCCCAGTACTCGAAGGAAAACCTGCAACACATGCTGCGCGAGGCGGATATCGGGTACGGCTTTCTCGGGCGCGAACTCGGCGCGCGGCGTGATGAAGAAACATGCTACGTCGGCGATCAAGCGCGCTACGATCGCATCGCCGAACTGCCCATCTTCCGCGCGGGACTCGACCGCGTCATCGAGGAGTCGCAAGACCGGTCAATTGCATTGATGTGTTCCGAGGCCGATCCGCTCACATGCCATCGCACCATTCTCGTGTGCCGCGCATTGCGAAAGTTGCACCCGTCCCTGCCCATCACGCACATCCTTCCCGATGCCTCGGGCGAAACGCACGAAGATGCATTGGAACGTCTCGTCGCGCTGCACAAGCTCGAACCCGAACTGTTCGGCGAGTTGAGTTCGCACGACGGATTGATCGAGCGCGCGCAGGACTTGCAGGCGGAGCGCATCGCGTACACGCGCGAGCCGGTGGAAACATGA
- a CDS encoding type II toxin-antitoxin system Phd/YefM family antitoxin, giving the protein MTTITLEQAQKSLSELIDEVALGEHVVITRDDVPVAELVPISRPKPRPVFGSAKGLIKTFDNFEDPLDDFREYTD; this is encoded by the coding sequence ATGACTACCATCACTTTGGAACAGGCCCAAAAAAGTCTCTCGGAACTCATTGACGAAGTGGCGCTGGGGGAACACGTAGTCATCACGCGGGATGATGTACCCGTAGCTGAATTAGTCCCGATTTCCCGGCCAAAGCCACGACCCGTCTTTGGCAGCGCCAAGGGATTGATCAAAACGTTCGACAATTTTGAAGACCCCCTGGACGATTTTCGGGAATATACAGATTGA
- a CDS encoding radical SAM protein produces the protein MRHPLTPGPPRVQIQTQAGCNGRCVFCPNEQVLKSDLEHGRMPLEMFQKIVDDLAKTPPRRVGMYMQNEPLLDKRLPELTKYVTERIPGAKTQVITNGTYLSEKVGEALLDAGLKQLKCSLQSLDPETNREIMGYDSRKVIENCITFQKLIKKKKSKIDFRVSMVVTNKNVDEIPKTRKFWAKHGVRLVTSALENRGGNIADAEQLNVGEMRSMGNCIRPSRDMMILFNGDVPLCCVDWHRTYILGNVYTQSVQDVWRAAPVTQVRDALAEEDTSKMPDICRNCSESACPNAHRRGLRGILSRFAAVF, from the coding sequence GTGCGCCATCCGCTGACGCCGGGTCCGCCCCGGGTCCAAATACAAACGCAGGCCGGATGCAACGGCCGTTGTGTGTTTTGTCCGAACGAGCAGGTATTGAAATCTGACCTCGAGCACGGCCGCATGCCGCTCGAGATGTTCCAGAAGATTGTGGACGACCTGGCGAAGACCCCCCCGCGCCGCGTCGGCATGTACATGCAGAACGAGCCGCTGCTCGACAAGCGCCTGCCGGAATTGACGAAGTACGTGACCGAGCGCATCCCCGGCGCCAAGACCCAGGTCATCACGAACGGCACGTACCTGTCCGAGAAGGTCGGCGAGGCATTGCTCGATGCGGGTCTCAAGCAACTCAAATGCAGTCTGCAGTCGCTCGACCCGGAAACGAACCGGGAGATCATGGGCTATGACAGCCGCAAGGTGATCGAGAACTGCATTACGTTTCAAAAGCTCATCAAAAAGAAAAAGTCAAAAATCGACTTCCGCGTGTCGATGGTCGTCACCAACAAGAACGTCGACGAAATTCCCAAGACCCGGAAGTTCTGGGCGAAGCACGGCGTGCGGCTCGTCACGTCCGCGCTTGAGAACCGCGGCGGTAACATCGCCGACGCCGAACAACTCAACGTCGGCGAGATGCGCTCGATGGGCAACTGCATCCGCCCCTCCCGCGACATGATGATCCTGTTCAACGGCGACGTGCCGTTGTGCTGCGTCGATTGGCACCGCACCTACATCCTCGGCAATGTATACACGCAGAGCGTGCAGGACGTGTGGCGCGCCGCGCCCGTGACGCAGGTGCGCGACGCTCTCGCGGAAGAAGACACCTCGAAGATGCCGGACATCTGCCGCAACTGTTCCGAAAGCGCCTGCCCCAACGCCCACCGCCGCGGCCTCCGGGGCATTCTCAGCCGCTTCGCCGCCGTCTTCTAG
- a CDS encoding alcohol dehydrogenase catalytic domain-containing protein — protein sequence MPAMRVAQITRPGGPFEIVEREIPAPGPGQVRVKVQACGICHSDAMAKEGHWPGIQYPRVPGHEVVGVIDAVGAGVERWTVGQRVGVGWHGWHCGVCDWCRRGDFFTCAAVPKVTGISFDGGYGEYLIAYANGVALVPDALSPVEAAPLMCAGLTTFNALRNSGARPGDTVAVLGIGGLGHLGVQYAAKMGFRTVAVARGADKEPLALKLGAHHYIDSQAGDPAEALQKLGGARIVLATVTNADAMSAMIGGLAPHGSMMVVGAPPEPLPVSALALIMGKRSVQGWYSGTSIDAQDTLEFSALTGVHSMNETYPLEKVNEAYERMMSGKARFRVVLTIG from the coding sequence ATGCCAGCTATGCGCGTAGCCCAAATCACACGTCCGGGCGGACCATTCGAGATAGTCGAGCGGGAGATTCCGGCGCCGGGCCCGGGGCAGGTCCGGGTCAAGGTCCAAGCTTGCGGCATTTGCCACAGCGATGCGATGGCAAAGGAAGGCCACTGGCCAGGAATCCAGTATCCGCGCGTTCCGGGGCACGAGGTGGTGGGTGTTATCGATGCTGTTGGAGCGGGCGTGGAGCGGTGGACCGTTGGCCAGCGTGTCGGCGTGGGGTGGCATGGATGGCACTGCGGCGTGTGCGACTGGTGCCGCCGTGGCGATTTCTTCACGTGCGCGGCGGTACCCAAGGTGACCGGGATTTCGTTTGACGGCGGTTACGGCGAATACTTGATCGCGTACGCCAATGGTGTCGCATTGGTGCCCGACGCGCTGTCGCCCGTGGAAGCGGCGCCGCTGATGTGCGCGGGCCTGACGACGTTCAATGCATTGCGCAACTCCGGGGCACGGCCGGGCGACACGGTGGCGGTACTTGGCATCGGTGGGCTGGGGCACCTTGGCGTGCAGTACGCGGCGAAGATGGGGTTCCGCACGGTGGCGGTTGCGCGCGGCGCGGATAAGGAACCGCTTGCGCTGAAGTTGGGCGCGCACCATTACATAGACAGCCAGGCCGGTGACCCTGCGGAAGCGCTGCAGAAACTGGGCGGCGCTCGCATCGTGTTGGCCACTGTGACCAACGCGGATGCGATGTCCGCCATGATCGGCGGGCTTGCGCCGCACGGTTCGATGATGGTCGTCGGCGCGCCACCCGAGCCCCTTCCCGTTTCGGCGCTTGCGTTGATCATGGGCAAACGGTCCGTTCAGGGCTGGTACTCGGGCACATCGATTGATGCACAAGACACGCTCGAGTTCAGCGCCCTCACCGGTGTCCACTCGATGAACGAGACGTATCCTTTGGAGAAGGTGAACGAGGCGTACGAGCGCATGATGAGCGGAAAGGCCCGTTTCCGGGTCGTGCTCACGATCGGCTGA
- a CDS encoding choice-of-anchor D domain-containing protein, with the protein MSFFWGRVGKLFCQGVFNAVAAAPLGAIATRGHAGTGGNASSRFAMVVAARLFHRGRNQSRLAIGVLSVLLTLSAAAQSGDSKADTIIQLSETPVMSNVRRLGVNLGGPESYAASQYMKNIIPNPGFESGEYGMVFHTMVPANSTQVLQDFWDTAWNNDSLNIGQPIGFWDGADYEIVYGSAKGRRGTVTSFGHAFGRYLYNFDSAGAVPDQWSVVFVRQQFSNSFGTKTPASNADSSTKRPGSPGVQSLHATWPGADWMSVSSTYFDSYWRDSQFEAGKLMIIEGNWRIEFWAKGKNNGDQMRVRFNREGEGSFINRVVTLSNQWQKYTYDFSVAPGADKLGPYLATDYHPILVLNVNILTPNAEIWLDDMALYKSDHANPTEFTDRFVNLLKGLKPGVLRDWRTQFGASLDNELADQFARKVTGWRPHERKATYWGYSLHDFLELCQEVDAEPWYVIPPTFSPEELQNLSAYLCAPVSSGHPYALERAALGQNEPWTTVFSKIHLEYGNELWGAASGSDPFFGASLLGGKRLGQIAHDRFTILRSGPFFDDSKFDLIIGGQNGAPARQGEIMDESTAHDSIALAPYFGALGTWNTQEEIYYPLFARALATPLSKAYTSKQIVDAYGTDTEMSIYEINYHTTGGNIPSSIRDPFTAGASGALALPLYMMCFQRDLGMNLQCAFTASGFSFRDENGDYVRVWGMLRDIEGTRRKRPTWLGVEMVNKAMFGNLVETTHSGAIPTRTIGAINGLPEAQTFPVVNSFAYHDGFDHSVVLYNLDLTLSHSIVLQHARTPQSVATMYQFAPGDINATNEDAQLLDYTTAAITDFGNPYAMTLPSKSLTVLTWSTKSGITAAPPTLVFPDTEVSLTTTSNMTVTNEATTSGPRDITGITAVAGDPSVFQLLTALPINGVAPGSSVQFQWRFSPTANGSKSATYEIATTDPDNPIVTIQLVGNGVGDDDGDGVPASLDAFPNNPFDWNDTDGDGMGDNFEQMIIDAAQNDSDPTNDWIQTFDDVLPFDDFDNDGHENIQEFIFRTDPTDGVSLPVGGAAALTTVLTALGAAIIRKRRNTRPA; encoded by the coding sequence ATGTCGTTTTTTTGGGGACGGGTTGGGAAGCTGTTTTGTCAGGGAGTCTTCAACGCGGTTGCCGCGGCGCCGTTGGGGGCGATAGCGACGCGGGGGCACGCGGGTACTGGGGGTAACGCCAGCAGCCGCTTCGCGATGGTGGTCGCCGCGCGGCTTTTCCATCGGGGAAGGAATCAGAGTCGCCTGGCGATCGGAGTTCTAAGCGTACTGCTGACGCTGTCTGCGGCCGCGCAAAGCGGCGATTCAAAAGCCGACACGATCATTCAACTGTCGGAGACGCCTGTCATGTCCAATGTGCGCAGGCTCGGCGTGAATCTGGGTGGACCCGAAAGCTACGCGGCGTCCCAGTACATGAAGAACATCATTCCGAACCCCGGTTTCGAGTCGGGTGAGTACGGGATGGTTTTTCACACCATGGTCCCGGCGAATAGCACCCAGGTGTTGCAGGATTTCTGGGACACGGCATGGAACAACGATTCGCTCAACATTGGCCAGCCCATCGGGTTTTGGGACGGCGCGGATTACGAAATCGTGTACGGCTCGGCCAAGGGGCGGCGGGGCACTGTTACCTCGTTCGGCCACGCATTTGGCCGCTATCTATACAATTTCGACTCCGCGGGCGCCGTGCCCGACCAGTGGAGCGTGGTCTTTGTGCGCCAACAATTCTCGAATAGCTTCGGCACGAAGACGCCCGCGTCGAACGCGGATTCGTCCACGAAACGCCCCGGGAGCCCGGGTGTGCAGTCGCTGCACGCGACGTGGCCGGGCGCGGACTGGATGTCCGTATCGAGCACGTACTTCGACAGTTACTGGCGCGATAGTCAGTTCGAGGCCGGCAAGCTGATGATTATCGAAGGCAATTGGCGCATCGAGTTTTGGGCCAAAGGCAAGAACAACGGCGATCAGATGCGCGTCCGGTTCAACCGCGAGGGCGAGGGAAGCTTTATCAACCGGGTCGTCACGCTGTCGAACCAATGGCAGAAATACACGTACGATTTCAGCGTGGCGCCTGGGGCGGACAAATTAGGGCCGTATCTCGCGACCGACTATCACCCGATTTTGGTGTTGAACGTCAACATTCTGACGCCGAATGCGGAAATCTGGCTTGACGATATGGCGCTCTACAAGTCCGACCACGCGAACCCGACGGAGTTCACGGATCGGTTCGTAAACCTGCTGAAGGGACTCAAGCCCGGCGTGCTGCGCGACTGGCGCACCCAGTTCGGCGCGTCGCTCGATAACGAACTGGCCGACCAGTTCGCGCGCAAGGTGACGGGGTGGCGTCCCCACGAGCGCAAGGCGACTTACTGGGGATACTCGCTGCACGATTTCCTCGAGTTGTGCCAGGAAGTCGACGCCGAGCCCTGGTACGTAATTCCGCCGACGTTTAGTCCGGAGGAATTGCAGAACCTTTCCGCGTATTTGTGCGCGCCGGTGTCTTCGGGGCATCCGTATGCGCTCGAGCGCGCGGCGTTGGGCCAGAACGAACCATGGACAACGGTCTTCTCCAAAATCCATCTGGAGTACGGGAACGAGTTGTGGGGCGCCGCATCGGGTTCAGACCCGTTCTTCGGCGCGTCGCTTCTGGGTGGTAAACGGCTGGGACAAATCGCGCACGACCGCTTCACGATTCTCCGGTCCGGTCCCTTCTTCGATGACTCGAAGTTCGACCTGATCATCGGCGGCCAAAATGGAGCGCCGGCCCGTCAAGGCGAGATCATGGACGAAAGCACGGCGCATGATTCGATCGCCCTGGCGCCGTATTTCGGCGCCCTCGGGACGTGGAACACGCAGGAAGAGATTTACTATCCGCTGTTCGCACGCGCCCTGGCGACGCCGTTGAGCAAGGCGTACACGAGCAAACAGATCGTCGATGCGTATGGCACGGACACCGAGATGAGCATCTACGAAATCAATTACCACACGACGGGCGGCAACATTCCCAGTTCCATCCGCGATCCCTTCACGGCGGGGGCTTCCGGCGCGCTGGCGCTGCCGCTATATATGATGTGTTTCCAGCGCGACCTCGGAATGAATTTGCAGTGTGCGTTCACTGCATCAGGATTCAGTTTCCGCGACGAAAACGGCGACTATGTCCGCGTATGGGGCATGCTGCGCGACATCGAAGGCACGCGCCGAAAACGCCCGACGTGGCTTGGCGTCGAGATGGTGAACAAGGCCATGTTTGGGAACCTGGTCGAGACGACGCATTCCGGGGCGATTCCGACACGAACGATCGGGGCCATTAACGGACTGCCGGAAGCGCAAACGTTCCCGGTCGTCAATTCGTTTGCATATCACGACGGGTTCGACCATTCGGTCGTTCTATACAACCTCGATTTGACGTTGTCGCATTCGATCGTGTTGCAGCACGCGAGGACCCCGCAAAGCGTCGCGACGATGTACCAGTTTGCGCCCGGCGACATCAACGCGACCAACGAAGACGCACAGTTGCTCGATTACACGACCGCGGCGATTACGGACTTCGGCAATCCGTATGCGATGACGCTGCCGTCCAAGTCGCTGACCGTGCTCACGTGGAGCACGAAGTCGGGGATCACGGCCGCGCCTCCGACGCTTGTGTTTCCGGACACGGAAGTCTCGCTGACCACGACCAGCAACATGACGGTCACGAACGAGGCGACAACGAGCGGCCCGCGCGATATCACGGGAATTACCGCCGTTGCCGGCGATCCGAGCGTGTTCCAATTGCTCACCGCGCTGCCGATCAACGGCGTCGCGCCCGGGTCGAGCGTGCAGTTCCAGTGGCGGTTCTCGCCGACCGCAAACGGCTCGAAGTCCGCGACGTATGAGATTGCGACTACCGATCCCGATAACCCGATCGTTACCATTCAACTGGTCGGAAATGGCGTCGGTGACGACGATGGCGACGGTGTACCGGCGTCGCTCGACGCGTTTCCGAATAATCCATTCGATTGGAACGATACCGATGGCGACGGTATGGGCGACAATTTCGAGCAAATGATTATCGACGCTGCGCAAAACGACAGCGACCCCACGAACGATTGGATTCAAACCTTCGACGACGTGTTACCATTCGACGATTTCGATAACGACGGGCACGAGAACATACAGGAATTCATCTTCCGAACGGACCCGACGGATGGCGTGAGCCTGCCCGTGGGGGGCGCGGCGGCGTTGACGACGGTGTTGACGGCATTGGGCGCTGCGATCATCCGCAAACGGCGGAATACGCGACCGGCATAG
- a CDS encoding DUF488 domain-containing protein has product MKLFTIGFTKKSAEEFFSRLQHAGVRRIVDIRLNNTSQLAGFAKADDLKYFLKAVANIDYVHVPELCPTQDILDAFKKNKGDWADYERDFNRLIEERRISETVSRELLDGGCLLCSEDTPEHCHRRLVAEHLHAHWGGVEIVHL; this is encoded by the coding sequence ATGAAGCTCTTCACCATCGGTTTCACGAAGAAATCAGCCGAAGAATTCTTCTCGCGGCTCCAACACGCGGGTGTGCGCCGTATTGTCGATATCCGGCTCAACAATACGTCGCAGCTTGCGGGGTTCGCCAAGGCCGACGATCTGAAGTACTTCCTCAAAGCCGTCGCGAACATCGATTACGTCCACGTCCCGGAGTTATGCCCGACTCAGGACATTCTCGATGCGTTCAAAAAGAACAAGGGCGATTGGGCGGATTACGAGCGCGACTTCAACCGCCTCATCGAGGAGCGCCGCATTTCGGAGACCGTTTCCCGCGAATTGCTCGACGGCGGCTGCCTCCTGTGCAGCGAAGACACGCCGGAGCACTGCCACCGCCGCCTCGTCGCCGAACACCTGCACGCCCACTGGGGCGGCGTGGAGATCGTCCACTTGTAA
- a CDS encoding type II toxin-antitoxin system VapC family toxin: protein MNLLLDTHAAVWFLEGNDKLRPTARQFIGDPNNNSFVSIVSLWEVGIKLSASKLELKSPFEEVFPGELDRNGIALLRLEIAHIARATSLPFYHRDPFDRMLVAQCLVEGLSIVSADAALDAYGVSRFW, encoded by the coding sequence TTGAATTTGCTGCTCGACACGCACGCGGCGGTCTGGTTTCTTGAGGGCAACGACAAGCTTAGACCGACCGCGCGACAATTCATTGGCGATCCGAACAACAATTCGTTTGTGAGTATCGTAAGTCTATGGGAAGTTGGAATTAAGCTGAGTGCGTCCAAGCTGGAATTGAAGAGTCCATTCGAGGAAGTTTTCCCTGGGGAGCTTGACCGGAACGGAATTGCGCTACTTCGACTCGAAATCGCGCATATAGCGCGCGCAACATCGTTGCCGTTCTATCATCGCGATCCATTCGATCGGATGCTGGTTGCGCAATGCCTTGTCGAGGGCTTGTCAATCGTCAGCGCCGACGCCGCGCTTGACGCGTACGGCGTTTCCCGGTTTTGGTAA
- a CDS encoding prolyl oligopeptidase family serine peptidase yields MRTRIHVLLFTLASSLPVIAAHSIDPAARESSSPGSIVHGGVERTYRIYTPSGNGPFPVVFVLHGLRGDGKGMERYTQFTKLAAKENFIVVYPDGLDRKWNDRSYKAGSTDDVGFISALLDYIASTHTIDPARVYVTGASNGGMMANRLACDIGNRFAAIAPVIAGIPYLVQRQSRSASAMSILLINGTDDPLVPFGGSSTGRSRVSIVTALQTVDFWVAKNGCATTPTVTLLPDTDPSDGTRIERSIYTPGAPGAEVVFYAVQGGGHTWPGAPIQYLPAGLIGKTSQDIDATEVIWQFFKKHALPQ; encoded by the coding sequence ATGCGAACCCGTATTCACGTCCTGTTGTTCACCTTGGCTTCCTCTTTACCTGTCATTGCAGCCCACTCCATTGACCCGGCAGCGCGTGAATCGAGTTCGCCGGGGTCGATTGTTCACGGCGGCGTCGAACGCACCTACCGTATATACACGCCCTCCGGCAACGGCCCATTTCCCGTTGTCTTCGTGTTGCACGGACTTCGCGGCGACGGCAAGGGCATGGAACGCTACACGCAGTTCACAAAGCTCGCCGCGAAGGAAAACTTCATCGTCGTATATCCCGACGGCCTTGACCGCAAATGGAACGACCGCTCCTACAAAGCCGGTTCCACCGACGACGTCGGCTTCATCTCCGCGCTGTTGGACTACATCGCGTCCACGCACACCATCGATCCCGCGCGCGTCTACGTCACCGGCGCATCGAACGGCGGCATGATGGCAAACCGGCTCGCGTGCGACATCGGCAACCGTTTCGCCGCGATTGCGCCCGTCATCGCAGGCATCCCCTACCTCGTCCAGCGCCAGAGTAGAAGCGCATCCGCAATGTCCATCTTGCTCATCAACGGCACGGACGATCCCCTCGTTCCCTTCGGCGGATCATCCACCGGCCGTTCCCGCGTCAGCATCGTCACCGCGCTGCAAACCGTAGACTTCTGGGTCGCGAAAAACGGCTGCGCCACAACACCCACCGTCACGCTGCTTCCCGACACCGACCCAAGCGACGGCACGCGCATCGAGCGCAGCATCTACACCCCGGGCGCGCCCGGCGCAGAAGTCGTCTTCTACGCCGTCCAGGGCGGCGGCCACACCTGGCCCGGCGCCCCGATCCAATACCTGCCCGCTGGCCTCATCGGGAAAACGTCGCAAGACATCGACGCGACAGAAGTCATCTGGCAATTCTTCAAAAAGCACGCCCTGCCGCAATAA
- a CDS encoding Gfo/Idh/MocA family oxidoreductase: protein MRTINRREFIGKTTKTALATAAASTFSINVLGANERVVLCVAGIHGRGSWLAAEFAKRKDVHVKYLADPDSRLFPGMMKSIEDVGGGTPTCVQDFRKALDDPEVHGLVSATPNHWHALSTVWACQAGKDVYVEKPTCHNIWEGRKMIEAARKYNRVVMCGMQNRSAEYCFQAADYIKSGKLGEVHFVRVLNSKPRGTVGHREDTNPPEGVDYDLWLGPAPNRPFNENRFHYAWNWFWDFGAGDITNDGCHQVDIARWICGLTCPKSVYSSGGIQYFKDDQETPDTHSVIWDFDGVTMVYEQTLWTPYMRKMPVEQRVLDIIPEWAWSGTRFEVYGSKEFMFFERHGGGWQTFDSDGKPNVTTQGGFANPEHMGNFIDCIRSRNMPNGDIAECHLSTSLCHYANASYRVGRKLMIDAATETFVNDDEANALLKREGREPYRIPEVV from the coding sequence ATGCGCACAATCAACCGGCGGGAATTCATCGGCAAAACCACGAAGACGGCGCTGGCGACCGCCGCGGCATCGACGTTTTCCATTAACGTACTCGGCGCGAACGAGCGCGTCGTGTTATGCGTCGCGGGGATTCATGGGCGGGGCAGTTGGCTCGCGGCAGAGTTCGCGAAACGCAAAGACGTCCACGTCAAGTACCTCGCCGATCCGGACAGCCGACTCTTCCCCGGCATGATGAAATCGATCGAGGACGTGGGCGGCGGCACTCCAACCTGCGTGCAGGACTTCCGCAAGGCGCTCGATGACCCGGAAGTCCACGGCCTCGTCAGCGCTACGCCGAACCACTGGCACGCGTTGAGCACCGTGTGGGCCTGCCAGGCGGGCAAGGACGTATACGTCGAGAAACCCACGTGTCACAACATTTGGGAAGGCCGCAAGATGATCGAGGCGGCGCGCAAGTACAACCGCGTCGTCATGTGCGGCATGCAGAACCGAAGCGCGGAGTATTGCTTCCAGGCCGCAGACTACATCAAGTCCGGCAAACTCGGCGAAGTGCATTTCGTGCGCGTGCTGAACAGCAAACCGCGCGGCACCGTCGGCCACCGCGAAGACACGAACCCGCCCGAGGGCGTCGATTACGATTTGTGGCTCGGCCCCGCGCCAAACCGTCCATTCAACGAAAACCGATTCCACTACGCGTGGAACTGGTTCTGGGATTTTGGCGCGGGCGACATCACGAACGACGGCTGCCACCAGGTCGATATCGCGCGGTGGATTTGCGGGCTGACCTGTCCGAAATCGGTCTATTCAAGCGGCGGAATCCAGTACTTCAAAGATGACCAGGAAACGCCGGACACGCATTCCGTCATCTGGGACTTCGACGGCGTGACGATGGTCTACGAGCAGACGCTATGGACGCCGTATATGCGCAAGATGCCCGTCGAGCAGCGTGTCCTCGATATCATTCCCGAATGGGCGTGGAGCGGAACCCGCTTCGAGGTTTATGGCAGCAAAGAGTTCATGTTCTTCGAGCGGCACGGCGGCGGCTGGCAGACTTTCGATTCGGATGGCAAACCGAATGTCACGACGCAAGGCGGATTCGCGAACCCCGAGCACATGGGCAACTTCATCGATTGCATCCGCTCGCGCAACATGCCGAACGGCGATATCGCCGAATGCCACCTCTCGACAAGCCTGTGCCACTACGCCAACGCGTCGTACCGCGTCGGCCGCAAACTCATGATCGACGCCGCGACCGAGACCTTCGTCAACGACGACGAAGCCAACGCACTCCTCAAACGCGAAGGCCGCGAACCATACCGGATTCCCGAGGTCGTGTGA